A stretch of DNA from Planococcus antarcticus DSM 14505:
CAGATGGATGCCTTATGGCAAGCTATTTTCAAAACGGTGCGAATTGGTGAAGGGGATGCAGTGGAAGCTTGGAAAAACCACATCGCTTTATTAGAGCAGCGCGCTACTCAATTAAATGATAAACGCTATGTGAAATTGCAATATACCTCACCTGGGACAGACTTGACGATTGAACTTCCAGACAAGCATATTTGGATGTCTGGTGCGTCAAAAACGCCTCAAGGCAACCCGTTTATCGCTAATATGCCAACAGAGGAAGTTTACACTGTGCCTTTAAAGCACGGAGTAGATGGCACGGTTCGCAACACAAAGCCATTGGTTTATCAAGGCAATGTTATTGATGGCTTTACGCTGACTTTTGAAAAAGGAAAAATTGTTGATGCAAAAGCGAAAACAGGGCAAGAACTTCTTGACGAAATGATCAGCGCAGATGAAGGGGCGGCTTACTTGGGGGAAGTGGCATTGGTGCCATATTATTCTCCAATTTCCGATTCGAATATTCTGTTCTACAATACATTGTTTGATGAAAATGCCTCAAATCATTTGGCAATCGGTGATTCTTATCCGACCTGCTACGAAGGGGCACGTGATTTGGAACGTAATCAATTAGCAGCGATTGGCCTTAATACCTCAATTGTCCACGAAGATTTTATGATCGGCAGTGGCAGCATGGATATTGATGGTATCACAGCCAATGGTTCAAAAGAGCCCATCTTCCGAAATGGAAACTGGGCATTCTAAGAGGTGATTGGGATGAAGAAGTATTGGATTGCGACAATGGCGGGATTTATGCTGTTCAGCGGAACGGCTGCTGCTGCGGCTGAGCTTCAAATTCCAGCAGCGTACGTTGCAATTGGGGACTCGCTGGCGGCTGGACAAACACCTGAACGCCAAATAGATGCTGGTTATGCGAATTTGATTGCTCAGGAACTGTCGCGCAATCAACCTGTGGCATCTTTTTCGAAAAGCTTGGCATTTCCGGGGTTTACCACTAATGATGTATTAGAGAGTATTCAGACGGACGAGGCGGGGGAAGTGCTTTCCTCGGCAAATCTTATTACCGTATCGGCAGGAGCGAATGATTTGCTGCGTCTGGTGCAGAATGATCCAAAACAGGGATCTTTAACTTTTCAGCAGGTCCAGGTTGATTTTGCACTTAACAAAGCAAGGAAAAACATGGACTTGATCTTGGCTGAGCTTACTGAACAGTCTCCTGGTGCAGCTGTCTACGTGATGGGCTATTATTTTGCTTATCCACATGTTCGTGACAACCAGAAGAATGGAACGGCCAAGCAGCTTGATCGGCTCAATGAAATTCTTCAGCGCTCGGCTGAAAAGGCGGGTGCCATTTTTGTATCGGTTGACCAGTCTTTTGGCGCGAATGCCGTGGATAAGGTTCCGAATGCAGCAGATGTTCACCCAAACGTAGCTGGTTACCAGGCAATGGCAAATGCATTTTTCCGTGAATATCAAGAAGCATGGACTGTGGAGGATCTCGAATTGCCGCCGCCAAATCCATTTTCTTTCGAACAAATAATGGAAGCACAGGAACAAGAAGACCAGGAGAATCCGGAGGACAGCGAAGTTGAAGAAACAGCACAGCGGCCTTCTGATCACAGCCCGACCGGCTACCTGGCTTTGCAGGAATCAATCCCTCATATCTAGAAAAGCGAAAGCGTCCGTTTAGATTCGACGGGCATAAGACGCTCCGGCGAAGCGGCATGTTTTCAGCCGCACAGCACGAAAAGTGAAGATGCCTGTTCAGCTCTTACATCCCGAGGAGCTAGGCACTGCAACCGGACACCAGGTGGCTTATGACCCTAGAATCTGGGTGCCGGAGTCTGGACGATAAGAAAAGCGAAAGCGCCCGAAGAGTCGATATTGCTTTCTTGATCTAAAAAAACATAAAAAAACGTTCCGGCATATTTTATGCCGGAACGTTTTTTTACTTAGCGTTTTTTCCCACGAGTAGTAGGTTGTTTATCAACTGATTGTCCAGTCTTGCCTTGTTTTCTTTTATTTAACACTTTGCGGATAATCGGGTATGCGATAGGACCATATTTTATCGCGGATTTCAATAATCTTCCAATTGCCATTTGAATCTCTCCATTCATAGGGGTGATAAGTATCATTTTCCCGAATTCTTCATAATGCAAACCTTTCACTCAGATTGCGCATGGGCCAGCAGGATCTCTTTGTACGAATGGACACTTGAAATTAACACATATTCAGCGTTGCCATGCCAATCATCGCCGCTTGGACCGAATTCGATAGCACCTTCGCCTCCAGTGACAGCTGCATAATATCGGGTATCTGCGGCACCGTGTTGACCGAATAAAATAGGTTCCTGCTCGGTCGTTTCCAGAATTGCTTTCTGTAGGCTTTGGATAAATGGATTTTCTTTAGTTGTTGTCAGAGCAGGCGTAGAACCCGAAGCCTTGTAATCCATATCGAGATGTAAGGTGTCAGCCAAGTCTACTAGCTGGCGGACGATTTCATCTTTGTCCTGTCCCGGCATAAAGCGGATATCATAGGACATTTCGCAAATTTCAGGAACCACATTGTAGCGTTCTCCCGCTTTGATGATGGGCAGGTTGACGGAAGGTTGCTCGTAATATTCCGTTGATTCTTTTCGGAACGGCAGATCAGCGATAGCCATATGGAATTTCATCGCAGACTCAATAGCATTGATACCTTCCCACGGCCGGC
This window harbors:
- a CDS encoding aminopeptidase, which translates into the protein MNFQEKLEQYADLTVYVGLNVQKGQFVVINTTTDTLEFTRIVVRKAYEAGAKRVQVNYEDPVLTRTHFELAPEDAFKEFPKWSVVQRDEVINTGGSFLWIDAEDPDLLTGIPAKRLADSQKSAGKALERYRQAVGTDKVAWSIVAIPSLKWAQKVFPELSAEKQMDALWQAIFKTVRIGEGDAVEAWKNHIALLEQRATQLNDKRYVKLQYTSPGTDLTIELPDKHIWMSGASKTPQGNPFIANMPTEEVYTVPLKHGVDGTVRNTKPLVYQGNVIDGFTLTFEKGKIVDAKAKTGQELLDEMISADEGAAYLGEVALVPYYSPISDSNILFYNTLFDENASNHLAIGDSYPTCYEGARDLERNQLAAIGLNTSIVHEDFMIGSGSMDIDGITANGSKEPIFRNGNWAF
- a CDS encoding M20 family metallopeptidase, translated to MIKLLKELIKIQSDTKEGANEALLFCADWLKAKGETVTVHDNKGYMMLTAAKGQGTETIVWNGHVDVVPGHEEQFVPMEEQDRLYGRGSADMKAGVAAMMQAFVELDSSSSNRIVQLHIVTDEEIGGRNTSKWLVEQGFHGDFVICGEPTGLKVGLQSKGILRMDMTFKGKPAHGSRPWEGINAIESAMKFHMAIADLPFRKESTEYYEQPSVNLPIIKAGERYNVVPEICEMSYDIRFMPGQDKDEIVRQLVDLADTLHLDMDYKASGSTPALTTTKENPFIQSLQKAILETTEQEPILFGQHGAADTRYYAAVTGGEGAIEFGPSGDDWHGNAEYVLISSVHSYKEILLAHAQSE
- a CDS encoding SGNH/GDSL hydrolase family protein; protein product: MKKYWIATMAGFMLFSGTAAAAAELQIPAAYVAIGDSLAAGQTPERQIDAGYANLIAQELSRNQPVASFSKSLAFPGFTTNDVLESIQTDEAGEVLSSANLITVSAGANDLLRLVQNDPKQGSLTFQQVQVDFALNKARKNMDLILAELTEQSPGAAVYVMGYYFAYPHVRDNQKNGTAKQLDRLNEILQRSAEKAGAIFVSVDQSFGANAVDKVPNAADVHPNVAGYQAMANAFFREYQEAWTVEDLELPPPNPFSFEQIMEAQEQEDQENPEDSEVEETAQRPSDHSPTGYLALQESIPHI